Proteins encoded within one genomic window of Felis catus isolate Fca126 chromosome C1, F.catus_Fca126_mat1.0, whole genome shotgun sequence:
- the LOC111556297 gene encoding olfactory receptor 2G3-like has product MQELNQSSVTEFILLGFAPNPRTNPLLFTFFLTFYLLILISNSLLITLIHQDSRLHTPMYFFISVLSTLDVCYTTTTVPQMLVHILSEKRTISFARCVAQMYIFLLFGVTESWLFSIMSVDRYVAICHPLRYKIIMSHWMCLLMVGICAAYGVVGGLCYTFFAMNLPYCGPNEIDHYFCEVPAVLKLACADTSLNDLVDFITGFNVIVVPLSLVVIVYANIFATIMKIRSAQGRVKAFSTCASHITVVTMFAIPCIIMYMSPGSDSLSNNGKKMALFYNIATAFLNPVIYSLRNKDVKKAFLKLMGWSRAPQ; this is encoded by the coding sequence ATGCAAGAACTCAACCAGTCCTCTGTGACAGAATTCATTCTATTGGGTTTTGCTCCCAACCCTAGGACCAACCCTCTGCTCTTCACCTTCTTTCTCACCTTTTACCTGCTAATCCTCATAAGCAACAGCCTCCTCATCACCCTTATTCACCAGGATTCTCGTCTCCACACACCCATGTACTTTTTCATCAGTGTCCTCTCCACGCTGGACGTGTGCTACACAACCACTACCGTGCCCCAGATGCTTGTGCATATTCTCAGTGAGAAGAGGACCATCTCTTTTGCTAGATGTGTGGCCCAGATGTACATCTTCCTCCTCTTTGGGGTCACTGAGTCGTGGCTTTTCTCTATCATGTCTGTGGACAGGTACGTGGCCATCTGCCATCCTCTCCGGTATAAGATCATCATGAGCCATTGGATGTGCCTCCTCATGGTGGGCATCTGTGCAGCCTATGGTGTGGTGGGTGGCCTGTGCTATACCTTCTTTGCTATGAATCTGCCCTACTGTGGCCCTAATGAAATTGACCACTACTTCTGTGAGGTCCCTGCTGTCCTAAAGCTGGCCTGTGCAGACACATCCCTCAATGACTTGGTGGACTTCATCACGGGCTTCAATGTCATTGTGGTCCCACTGTCCCTGGTTGTCATAGTCTATGCCAATATCTTTGCTACCATCATGAAGATCCGCTCAGCCCAGGGACGAGTcaaagccttctccacctgtgcctCCCACATCACTGTGGTCACCATGTTCGCCATTCCATGCATCATTATGTACATGAGCCCTGGCTCTGACTCTTTGTCAAACAATGGCAAGAAAATGGCCCTTTTTTATAACATTGCCACGGCCTTCCTCAACCCTGTCATCTACAGTCTGAGGAACAAGGACGTGAAAAAGGCTTTCCTCAAATTGATGGGATGGAGCAGGGCCCCACAGTGA